GCGCTTGTGACCGCCGCCGCGATGGCGCGACGTGATGCGTCCGTGCGTGTTGCGACCGCCGGTCTTGGTCTTCTTGGAAAGAAGTGCCTTCTCGGGCTTCGACTTCGTGATCTCGGCAAAATCCGAGACCGTCTGGAATCGCCGCCCGGGAGAGGTTGGCTTCTGTTTCTTCGTTGCCATCGCTACACCCCAAAGATGTCGATCGTGGCACCAGGTGCAAGCTTTACGAGTGCTCGCTTGGTGTCTTGGCGTCGGCCGACGACCCAACCGGTCCGCTTCTGCTTGCCGCGGCGGTTGAGCGTGTTCACTCGAAGCACCGTGACATCGAAAATCTCGGCTATCGCCTTGGCAATCTCTGTCCGATTCGCACTCCGAACGACGTCGAATGTGTATGTGTTGTGCTGCTCGATGAGGTCATAGGACTTCTCGGAGACAACCGGAGTCAGGATTACGTCACGCGGATCCTTCATC
The genomic region above belongs to Actinomycetota bacterium and contains:
- the rplW gene encoding 50S ribosomal protein L23, translated to MKDPRDVILTPVVSEKSYDLIEQHNTYTFDVVRSANRTEIAKAIAEIFDVTVLRVNTLNRRGKQKRTGWVVGRRQDTKRALVKLAPGATIDIFGV